The Deinococcus koreensis genome window below encodes:
- the gcvT gene encoding glycine cleavage system aminomethyltransferase GcvT yields the protein MVPFGGWDMPVQYAGVKAEHDAVRSRAGVFDVSHMGEFRVTGEGALAFLQSVTTNDVSKLRPGRAHYNWLPGVAGGLVDDIYVYMVREGEYLLVVNASNVAKDWAHLQAHAAGFDVQLSDESDRWSLLAVQGPLAENLLQPHVSVNLAEKKKNAFFPARLFGFDVMLARTGYTGEDGFEVFVDASEAETVWDKLLAIGITPAGLGARDTLRLEAGLPLYGHEFSDTIHPLSSSYTWVVKDKAHVGREHIDLAPPHRLIGLRLERVPVREGYPVKVGGQVVGHVTSGTSSPTLGHPIALALVDAAHAGADVFEVEVRGKDHSATRMELPFYKR from the coding sequence ATGGTGCCCTTCGGCGGCTGGGACATGCCGGTGCAGTACGCGGGCGTGAAGGCCGAGCACGACGCCGTGCGGAGCCGCGCGGGCGTGTTCGACGTATCGCACATGGGCGAGTTCCGCGTGACGGGCGAGGGCGCCCTGGCCTTCCTGCAGAGCGTGACCACCAACGACGTGAGCAAACTGCGCCCCGGCCGCGCCCACTACAACTGGCTGCCAGGAGTGGCCGGCGGGCTGGTGGACGACATCTACGTGTACATGGTGCGGGAGGGCGAATACCTGCTGGTCGTGAACGCCAGCAACGTCGCCAAGGACTGGGCGCACCTGCAGGCGCACGCGGCCGGTTTCGACGTCCAGCTCAGCGACGAGTCCGACCGCTGGAGCCTGCTCGCCGTACAGGGGCCGCTGGCGGAGAACCTGCTGCAGCCGCACGTGAGCGTGAATCTGGCCGAGAAGAAGAAGAACGCCTTCTTCCCCGCGCGGCTCTTCGGCTTCGACGTGATGCTGGCGCGCACCGGCTATACCGGCGAGGACGGCTTCGAGGTCTTCGTGGACGCCAGTGAGGCCGAGACGGTCTGGGACAAGCTGCTCGCCATCGGGATCACGCCGGCCGGGCTGGGCGCCCGCGACACGCTGCGGCTGGAAGCGGGCCTGCCGCTGTACGGGCATGAGTTCTCCGACACCATCCACCCGCTGAGCAGTTCGTACACCTGGGTCGTGAAGGACAAGGCCCACGTGGGCCGGGAGCATATCGACCTCGCGCCGCCACACCGGCTGATCGGCCTGCGCCTGGAGCGCGTGCCCGTGCGCGAGGGCTACCCGGTCAAGGTCGGCGGGCAGGTCGTGGGCCACGTCACCTCCGGCACCAGCAGCCCCACGCTGGGCCACCCCATCGCCCTGGCCCTGGTGGACGCCGCCCACGCCGGAGCCGACGTGTTCGAGGTCGAGGTGCGCGGCAAGGATCACTCGGCGACGAGGATGGAACTGCCGTTTTACAAGCGGTGA
- the gcvH gene encoding glycine cleavage system protein GcvH, protein MNTPNELKYAASHEWLAADGTVGISDFAQDQLGDVVYVELPEVGREVKAGETVAVVESVKTASDIYAPATGTITAVNGELSGTPELVNSGPYEGGWLFRMDVTKEGDLMDAGAYASANN, encoded by the coding sequence ATGAATACCCCCAACGAACTGAAATACGCCGCTTCGCACGAATGGCTCGCCGCCGACGGCACCGTGGGCATCTCCGACTTCGCGCAGGATCAGCTGGGCGACGTGGTGTATGTCGAGCTGCCCGAGGTGGGCCGCGAGGTCAAGGCCGGCGAGACCGTGGCCGTGGTCGAGAGCGTCAAGACCGCCTCCGACATCTACGCGCCCGCCACCGGCACGATCACGGCTGTGAACGGTGAGCTGTCCGGCACGCCCGAACTCGTGAACTCTGGGCCCTATGAGGGCGGCTGGCTGTTCAGGATGGACGTGACCAAGGAAGGCGACCTGATGGACGCCGGGGCCTACGCGAGCGCGAATAACTAG
- the gcvP gene encoding aminomethyl-transferring glycine dehydrogenase gives MRPLTELLQTTDFTDRHIGPTAAEQAEMLAELGVASLDELSDTTLPESIRFAGELNVGGPVTEAQALADLKRVAAKNRVFRSYIGMGYHGTHTPGVILRNLLENPGWYTAYTPYQAEISQGRLEMLLNFQQTVMDLTAMPVSNASLLDEATAAAEAMTLAKRAGKSKGNTLYVADDVHPQTLDVIRTRAEYFGYEVVSGPADGDLPEGTFAALVQTPGTYGDLHDLSPIAERVHAAGGLLIAATDLLASALVKPVGEMGADIVIGSAQRFGVPMGFGGPHAAFLACRSDFQRSMPGRVIGVSKDARGKNALRMAMQTREQHIRREKATSNICTAQALLANMAAAYAVYHGPEGIRTMAERVQRMTGILAKGLREGGHTVNETFFDTVTFEGDTQFIQKRAEARGINFRYEGEAYLPTRISISLDETTTPADLVDILEIVTGREIDLNALDADAIDGIPDPLKRTSEYLTHPVFNTHHSEHGMLRYLKSLENRDYSLTHGMIPLGSCTMKLNATTQMIPVTWPEFGQLHPFAPADQTEGYAELLNELEAWLADITGYDAVSLQPNSGAQGEYAGLLVIRKYHESRGESHRTVCLIPASAHGTNPASAAMMGMQVVVVKTDDQGNIDMDDLKAQAEKYSDTLGALMITYPSTHGVYEERVTEACELIHAHGGQVYLDGANMNAQVGLTKPGVIGSDVSHLNLHKTFAIPHGGGGPGMGPIGVKAHLAPFLPNHSVRPTSESRTGAVSAAPYGSASILPISYLYIRLLGAGGLKKATQVALLSANYIARHLQGAYPVLYTGRNGRVAHECIIDLRPLKAASGITEEDVAKRLMDYGFHAPTMSFPVPGTLMIEPTESEPKAELDRFIAAMLGIRREIQDVQDELIAAADSPLKHAPHTQDDLMQEEWTRAYSRETAAYPTGVQKQWKYWPSVNRVDNVYGDRNFVCSCPPVEDWVEA, from the coding sequence ATGCGTCCCCTGACCGAACTGCTGCAGACCACCGACTTCACCGACCGCCACATCGGGCCGACTGCCGCCGAGCAGGCCGAGATGTTAGCCGAGCTGGGCGTAGCAAGCCTGGACGAACTGAGCGACACCACGCTGCCCGAGAGCATCCGTTTTGCGGGAGAATTGAACGTGGGCGGGCCGGTCACGGAGGCGCAGGCGCTGGCTGACCTGAAGCGGGTGGCGGCGAAGAACAGGGTGTTCCGCTCCTATATCGGGATGGGGTACCACGGGACGCACACGCCGGGCGTGATCCTGCGGAACCTGCTGGAGAATCCGGGCTGGTACACGGCGTACACGCCCTACCAGGCCGAAATCTCGCAGGGACGGCTGGAGATGCTGCTGAACTTCCAGCAGACGGTGATGGACTTGACCGCCATGCCCGTGAGCAACGCCTCGCTGCTGGACGAGGCCACCGCCGCCGCCGAGGCGATGACCCTGGCCAAGCGCGCGGGCAAGAGCAAGGGCAACACCCTGTACGTGGCCGACGACGTGCACCCGCAGACGCTGGACGTGATCCGCACGCGCGCCGAGTACTTCGGCTACGAGGTCGTGAGCGGCCCCGCCGACGGCGACCTGCCGGAGGGCACCTTCGCCGCGCTGGTGCAGACGCCGGGCACGTATGGCGACCTGCACGACCTCTCCCCCATCGCCGAGCGGGTACACGCGGCGGGCGGCCTGCTGATCGCGGCGACCGACCTGCTGGCGAGTGCCCTCGTGAAACCCGTGGGCGAGATGGGCGCGGACATCGTGATCGGCTCCGCCCAGCGCTTTGGCGTGCCGATGGGCTTCGGCGGGCCGCACGCGGCGTTCCTGGCGTGCCGCAGCGACTTCCAGCGCTCGATGCCGGGCCGCGTGATCGGCGTGAGCAAGGACGCACGCGGCAAGAACGCCCTGCGGATGGCGATGCAGACGCGCGAGCAGCACATCCGGCGCGAGAAGGCGACCTCCAACATCTGCACGGCACAGGCGCTGCTGGCGAACATGGCCGCCGCGTATGCCGTCTACCACGGGCCGGAAGGCATCCGGACGATGGCCGAGCGCGTGCAGCGGATGACGGGCATCCTGGCGAAGGGCCTGCGAGAAGGAGGCCACACCGTCAACGAGACGTTCTTCGACACGGTGACGTTCGAAGGCGATACCCAGTTCATCCAGAAGCGGGCCGAGGCCAGGGGCATCAACTTCCGCTACGAGGGTGAGGCGTACCTTCCCACCCGCATCTCGATCAGCCTGGACGAGACGACCACGCCCGCCGACCTGGTGGACATCCTGGAGATCGTGACCGGGCGGGAGATCGACCTGAACGCGCTCGACGCCGATGCCATCGACGGCATCCCCGACCCCCTCAAGCGCACCAGCGAGTACCTGACGCACCCCGTCTTCAACACGCACCACTCCGAACACGGGATGCTGCGTTACCTGAAGTCGCTGGAGAACAGGGATTACAGCCTGACGCACGGCATGATTCCGCTGGGCAGCTGCACCATGAAGCTGAACGCCACCACGCAGATGATCCCGGTGACGTGGCCCGAGTTCGGGCAGCTCCACCCCTTCGCGCCCGCCGATCAGACCGAGGGCTACGCCGAGCTGCTGAACGAGCTGGAGGCATGGCTGGCCGACATCACCGGCTACGACGCCGTAAGCCTGCAACCGAATTCCGGCGCACAGGGCGAGTACGCGGGCCTGCTGGTGATCCGCAAGTACCACGAGAGCCGGGGCGAGAGCCACCGCACGGTGTGCCTGATTCCGGCCTCCGCGCACGGCACCAACCCCGCCAGCGCCGCCATGATGGGCATGCAGGTGGTGGTCGTGAAGACCGACGACCAGGGCAACATCGACATGGACGACCTGAAGGCCCAGGCCGAGAAGTACAGCGACACCCTGGGCGCGCTGATGATCACCTACCCCAGTACGCACGGCGTGTACGAGGAGCGCGTGACGGAGGCCTGCGAGCTGATCCACGCGCACGGCGGGCAGGTGTACCTGGACGGCGCGAACATGAACGCCCAGGTGGGCCTGACCAAGCCCGGCGTGATCGGCTCGGACGTGTCTCACCTGAACCTGCACAAGACCTTCGCCATTCCGCACGGCGGCGGCGGGCCGGGCATGGGCCCCATCGGCGTGAAGGCGCACCTGGCGCCGTTCCTGCCCAACCACTCTGTACGCCCCACCAGCGAGAGCCGCACCGGGGCCGTGAGCGCCGCGCCGTATGGCAGCGCCAGCATCCTGCCGATCTCGTACCTGTACATCCGCCTGCTGGGCGCGGGGGGGCTGAAGAAGGCCACGCAGGTCGCGCTGCTGAGTGCGAACTACATCGCGCGGCACCTGCAGGGCGCGTACCCGGTGCTGTACACGGGGCGCAATGGGCGGGTGGCGCACGAGTGCATCATCGACCTGCGCCCGCTGAAGGCCGCCAGCGGCATTACCGAGGAAGACGTCGCCAAGCGCCTGATGGACTACGGCTTCCACGCCCCCACCATGAGCTTCCCGGTGCCCGGCACGCTGATGATCGAGCCCACCGAGAGCGAGCCAAAGGCCGAGCTTGACCGTTTTATCGCCGCCATGCTGGGCATCCGCCGCGAGATTCAGGATGTGCAGGACGAGCTGATCGCGGCGGCCGACAGCCCGCTGAAGCACGCGCCTCACACCCAGGACGACCTGATGCAGGAGGAGTGGACGCGGGCGTACAGCCGCGAGACCGCCGCCTATCCGACCGGCGTGCAGAAGCAGTGGAAATATTGGCCGAGCGTGAATAGGGTAGACAACGTGTACGGCGATAGGAATTTTGTCTGTAGCTGCCCGCCTGTTGAGGATTGGGTGGAGGCGTAA
- a CDS encoding DUF6575 domain-containing protein — translation MLTFRGANVIPFNTPLGAWDDLTYLEVFEYYDAPLLFSAVDSLGKIYLSVQISDDKKRNVTVWLYSEISYSNYVLLRQGDIDFRRSFSYDDRTPYVLVSIYYETKSCEFSLIPKSDLDTNWLPEEGEFLGEDELEELGDVPLVNKVLLVESNSSILINDKQIENFPVYFDINSNRYYRIYDAIKALKLSNLKNQSSARNFTDDLPHPFISLAFKGGGYSVKFPSIKLWGESADLVTSSYRKAYYASRKDAGHSKPISYPNALGLAASVTFELYPTDQNGLFGFDPKEHSESYTLNNIANILELIQVGDLNTSEENVSFLDLMLQSIEDLSPKENSNYEYVEVRVGAAQDKPVRIFTISQETTELIRSARIALAVRNEQAMIIRLIGVIYEVKFDYQQKQANVWVDIISILEGDVGALRVVELHTTIDDVSEILKYVSERPVEITAVYNVVERSRGRATRMRLISIEEYAPNNSGGSSFSVS, via the coding sequence ATGTTAACGTTTAGAGGGGCTAATGTTATTCCGTTCAACACTCCTCTAGGTGCATGGGACGACCTAACGTATCTTGAAGTTTTTGAATACTATGATGCTCCATTGTTGTTTTCTGCTGTAGATAGTTTAGGGAAAATCTACTTATCTGTGCAAATTAGTGACGATAAAAAAAGAAATGTAACTGTATGGTTATATAGTGAAATATCTTATTCAAACTACGTATTACTAAGGCAGGGTGATATAGATTTTAGGCGATCCTTCAGCTACGATGATCGTACACCTTATGTTTTAGTCTCAATATATTATGAAACGAAGTCTTGTGAATTTTCACTTATACCCAAAAGTGATCTCGATACAAACTGGCTCCCCGAAGAAGGCGAATTCCTAGGCGAAGATGAGCTTGAAGAGCTTGGAGATGTGCCTCTAGTCAACAAGGTTTTACTTGTGGAATCAAACTCTAGTATATTGATCAATGATAAACAAATTGAGAATTTTCCCGTTTATTTTGACATCAATTCCAATAGATATTATAGAATATATGACGCGATCAAAGCGTTAAAGCTTTCAAATCTTAAAAATCAATCATCAGCAAGAAATTTTACAGATGATCTACCTCATCCTTTCATATCGCTTGCATTTAAAGGAGGTGGATACTCAGTTAAGTTCCCCAGCATAAAGCTATGGGGTGAATCAGCAGATTTAGTTACATCGTCTTACCGAAAAGCATACTACGCTTCCCGTAAAGATGCGGGACACAGCAAGCCTATTTCGTATCCAAATGCACTAGGCTTAGCTGCGAGTGTGACGTTTGAATTATACCCTACAGATCAAAATGGGTTATTTGGATTTGATCCGAAAGAGCATTCGGAATCGTATACATTAAATAATATTGCAAACATCCTAGAGCTGATTCAAGTCGGCGATCTAAATACCTCAGAAGAGAATGTGTCATTTTTAGATTTGATGCTCCAATCTATAGAAGATCTTTCTCCTAAAGAAAACTCAAATTATGAATATGTTGAAGTCAGAGTAGGAGCGGCTCAGGATAAGCCTGTACGCATCTTTACAATATCTCAAGAGACTACGGAATTAATTAGGTCAGCGCGTATCGCTTTAGCCGTTAGAAATGAACAGGCAATGATAATTCGTTTAATTGGTGTTATCTATGAGGTAAAATTCGATTATCAACAAAAACAAGCCAATGTTTGGGTAGATATAATTAGTATTCTTGAAGGTGATGTAGGAGCGCTGAGGGTCGTAGAGCTTCATACAACTATTGACGATGTAAGCGAAATTCTAAAGTACGTATCTGAAAGACCCGTCGAAATAACTGCCGTATACAATGTTGTTGAGCGTTCCAGAGGCAGAGCAACTCGGATGCGCTTGATTTCTATTGAAGAATATGCTCCAAACAACAGTGGTGGCTCAAGCTTTTCTGTAAGCTAA
- a CDS encoding DUF433 domain-containing protein codes for MPISIDPEINGGKPTVSGTRISVQTVLGHLSARDSVQDVLDAYPRLKREDVLACLEYAARLAGHAVTFEKIA; via the coding sequence ATGCCCATCTCCATTGACCCGGAAATCAACGGTGGGAAGCCCACGGTCTCGGGCACCCGCATCAGCGTGCAGACCGTGCTGGGCCACTTGAGCGCCAGAGACAGCGTGCAGGACGTGCTGGACGCCTACCCACGATTAAAGCGCGAAGACGTGCTCGCCTGCCTGGAATACGCGGCGCGGCTGGCCGGGCACGCCGTGACCTTCGAGAAGATCGCTTGA
- a CDS encoding DUF86 domain-containing protein has protein sequence MKNAALYLVQMLDSVDAIREFTGGDPDTYRGSRLIRDAVHRNLEIIGEAAKRCPDTVRAQFPGIPWKGMAGLRDVLIHDYDAVDPEEVVPVLTEHLPALRPLLIAALAGLGVDENQLR, from the coding sequence ATGAAGAATGCCGCCCTGTATCTCGTTCAGATGCTCGACAGTGTGGACGCCATTAGGGAATTCACGGGGGGTGACCCGGATACGTACCGGGGGAGCCGCCTGATCCGGGACGCTGTTCACCGCAATCTGGAGATCATCGGTGAGGCGGCCAAGCGGTGCCCCGATACGGTGCGTGCCCAGTTCCCCGGAATCCCGTGGAAAGGCATGGCCGGACTCCGTGACGTGCTGATCCACGACTACGACGCTGTCGACCCCGAGGAAGTCGTGCCTGTGCTGACCGAACATCTGCCTGCGCTGCGGCCTCTGTTGATAGCAGCGCTGGCCGGTCTGGGTGTAGATGAAAACCAACTCAGGTGA
- a CDS encoding nucleotidyltransferase family protein, which yields MELSGIRAHRYALQALARKHGVAEVQIFGSTARGETGPDSDLDLLVRLEAGRSLLDRAAFKVEVEELLGVSVDVANPDTLHPLIRERVQREAQPL from the coding sequence ATGGAGCTTTCCGGGATTCGCGCGCACCGATACGCCCTACAGGCGCTGGCCCGCAAACATGGTGTGGCCGAGGTGCAGATCTTCGGCAGCACGGCCCGGGGAGAGACTGGCCCGGACAGCGACCTTGATCTGTTGGTGCGCCTGGAGGCCGGGCGCAGTCTGCTGGATCGGGCTGCCTTCAAGGTTGAGGTTGAGGAGCTGTTGGGAGTATCCGTTGACGTCGCCAACCCGGATACGCTGCATCCCCTGATCCGTGAGCGTGTGCAGCGTGAAGCCCAGCCCCTCTGA